The following is a genomic window from Bordetella sp. H567.
CGAGGTGCGGCCGCCCTGGCGCGGCCCCGGATGGCGTAGGGGTCCAGTCAGCCCTCGTTCTGCTTGAGCGAGGGCAGTTTGGACACGAGGCGCAGCGACACCGTCAGCCCTTCGAGCTGATAGTGAGGCCGCAGGAAAAACTTGGCGGCGTAATACCCGGGGTTGTCCTCGACTTCCTGCACCTGTACCTCGGCGGCGGCCAGCGGCTTGCGCGCCTTGGTTTCCTGCGAGGAATTCACCGGATCGCCGTCGACATAGTTCATGATCCAGTCGTTCAGCCAGCGCTCCATGTCGTTGCGCTCGCGGAAGGAGCCGATCTTGTCGCGCACGATGCACTTCAGGTAATGCGCGAAGCGGCAGCAGGCGAACAGGTAGGGCAGGCGCGCCGAAAGCTTGGCGTTCGCGGCGGCATCCGCGTCGTAGTAATCGTGCGGCTTCTGCAGCGACTGCGCGCCGATGAAGGCGGCGAAGTCCGTGTTCTTGCGATGCACCAGCGGCATGAAGCCATTCTTCGCCAGTTCGGCCTCGCGGCGGTCGCTGATGGCGATTTCGGTGGGGCATTTCATGTCCACGCCGCCGTCATCGGTGGGGAAGGTATGGCAGGGCAGGTTCTCCACCGCGCCGCCGGACTCCACGCCGCGTATCGAGGTGCACCAGCCGTACAGCTTGAACGACCGATTGATATTGGCCGCCATGGCGTAGGCCGAATTGGCCCAGGTGTAGCGGTCATGGTTGGAGCCGTCGGTGTCTTCCTCGAAATCGAAATCGTCGACGGGGTTGGTGCGCGCGCCGTAGGGCAGGCGCGCCAGGAAACGCGGCATGGCCAGGCCGATGTAGCGCGAGTCCTCGGATTCGCGCAGGCTGCGCCAGGCGGCGTACTCGGTGTTGGTGAAGATCTTGGTCAGGTCGCGCGGGTTGGCCAGCTCCTGCCAGGTGTCCATCTGCATGACGTTGGGCGATGCGCCCGCGATGAAAGGGCAGTGCGCCGCGGCGGCGATGCGCCCCATCTCGCCCAGCAGTTCCACATCCGGCGGGCTGTGGTCGAAGTAGTAATCGCCCACAAGGCAGCCGATGGGCTCGCCGCCGAACTGGCCGTACTCTTCTTCGTACACGCGCTTGAAGATGGGGCTTTGATCCCAGCCGACGCCCTTGTGGCGCTTGAGCGTGCGGCCCAGTTCCTGCTTGGAAATGCACATCACGCTGATCTTCAGCAACTCGTCCGTCTCGGTGTTGGAGACCAGGTAGTGCAGCCCGCGCCAGGCGCCTTCCAGCTGCTGGAAGTCCGCGTGGTGCATGACCAGGTTGATCTGCTCGGACATCTTGCGGTCGATCTCGGCGATGATCGCCTGGATCGTGCGATAGGCGTCCGAGGACAGGCCGACGCCGCTGTTCTCCAGCGCCTGGTGCGCCAGGGTGCGGACGGCATGCTCCACTGCTTCGCGCGCCTGCTCGGTCTTGGGCTTGAATTCCTTTTTCAGCAGGGCGGACAGGTCGTCCGCTTCCAGCGCTTCGTCGACGCGGTTCGCCGCGCGTTGGGCCGTTGCGGTCATGGTGTTCTCCATCGTTATTGATTGGCGTCGCGGCCGGCGCGGGTTTCGCCGTCCGCATCCGTCGCGGCGTCCGGCCCCGCCTTCGTCCCGGCCTCGGCGGGCTTGGGCGAGGCGGCCAGCGCGTTCAGGAGCGCGGGATCTTCGAGCACCTTGCCGATCAGCTCCTCGGCGCCCGTCTTGCCGTCCATATACGTCAGCAGGTTCGCCAGCTGGGTGCGCGCATTGAGCAGTTCATTGAGCGCGCCCACCTTGCGCGCGACCGTCGCGGGCGAAAAGTCGTCGATGCTCTCGAAGGTGATATCGACGTTCAGGTCGCCCTCGCCGGTCAGCGTATTGGGCACGTGGAAGGCGGCGCGCGGCCGGATGGACTTCATGCGCTCGTCGAAGTTGTCGATATCGATGTTCAGGAACTTGCGCTCGCCGATATCCGGCTGCGGCGTATCCGAACGACCGGCGAGGTCAGCCAGTACCCCCATCACGAAAGGCAGCTGCACCTTGCGTTCCGCGCCGTAGATTTCGACGTCGTATTCGATCTGTACGCGGGGCGCGCGGTTGCGCGCGATGAATTTCTGGCCGCTGCCTTTCAGAGTGGTTGCCATGCGGTTCTCCTGGTAGAGCTGGATACGGGGTGTCAGGGCGCGGGCCTGCCGTCGGCGTCACGGGGCAGCAGCAGTTCGAACTGCTCCAGCCCTTGGGGCGCCAGGTTGCGGATGATGTCGTGGAAACTGAGCGGAATCAGCTGCTGGGCCCGCCGGATCACATAGGGCGCGGGATGGCCGGGCTCGTGCACTTCGAAGTAGGCGCAGACCTTGGTCAGCATGGCCATCGCTTCGTCGCGCGTATGGATCTGCGCGTCCTGCCAGCGCACGCCATCGGCGCCGGATGCCGCGCGCGCCGGGGCGGCGTCCGGCACGGCGCCGGTGCCATGCGCCTGCCCGTCCGTCGCCGCGGCGGTCGCCGGGACGCCGTCGGGCAGTTCCTGCGCGACGATATCCAGCCCGCGCAGGATGGCCGCGTAGTCCGGTATCCATTCGCCGCCCAGCCGTCCGGCGACCATGTCCTGTATCCGCCGCAGCGTGCGGGCGGCGGTCAGCAAGCCGTCCAGGTGCGGGTCGCCGGCTTGCCTGGCCTGGCGCATTTGTTCGACCAGGTGGGCGCGGCCGCCCGGATAGGCGTCGGCCTGCGCGCGGCTGCCGTCCAGGATGGATTCCGCCTCGCGCAGACTCAGTTTGCCGTGGACGCCTTCCACCAGGGTGGCCGAACGCGCGCTGCGCGCACAGCCCTGGACGTCCCCCAGCGAGGCAAGGGCATTCATGCGCGGCAGCGGGTCGTTCTCGCCCACGCTGTCCAGGCGCGGATGCACCGCGTCCCAATAGCGTTCCAGCGCGTCGGCGCACAGCGTCAGGCCGTCGGCGTAGCCGGCCAGCCCGCGCGTCTCGGTCCACGCGCGGGTGAGGTGGCTGATGACGCGGATATCGCGCGTGCGTTCGAGCAGGGCCAGCGCCTGTTTTTCGACGTCCCGCCAATCGGGCGCCTGCGCCGGGATGATGGTGCTCCCGAACTGCTGTTCGCTGCGTTCGGCGGCCGATTGCTGCAGCCGCAGAAAGTCCGCGTCGTACTCGAGGTCCTCCCCGCACGGCAGCCGAGGGTCGAGCGTGCTCAGTATTTCGGCGAATTCCATGGTCATAGTTATCAGGCGTTGCCCTCGTGGGGGCGTTGCCGGTACACGCAACCCGGTGTCCGTCTGGATCTAGTCTGTCCGTGTGGCTCGTCACGGAATGCGAATTCTATGCAGTCGGATTAGTCTGACTATGGCAACTCACACACGCTGTTTTTTCTTACGATTGCTTAACACCCGCGAAAAATTTAGAACAATTTCTTCGCTCGAAAGTTGACGTCCTGTAATGAAACTTACGTAGTTCATAGGCTCGTCTCTAGGTGCAGACAAAGCCACGGCAACAAATCGGAATTTTGGATTTCTACGATCGCTAACATTTAAAGGTGACTAAGTATTTCGATATCGTAAAAAGGACAAACGCTTGTGAGCCGACTTCTCCTGGTCTTGCAAGCTGTTTAGAATCGCCCGTCTCGCGCATCGGCAGCGATGGTGCGGCGATTCACTGACGCACGGCGTACGCGCGTAACCCTCACAAGAAGAAGATAGGGGCGACCGCGGTGGACGCTGTCTCTCGAGGAGAAGAGATGGACCGCATGGTGGACAGCGATCGGATCATCAAGGCGCACACGCCGCTGCCGGAAGACCAGTTGCGCTTTCGCGCCATGCATGGCGCCGAAACGATCTCGCAACTGTTCGAGTTCGAGCTCGACCTGGTGGCCGAGTCCTATACCCTGGACATGAAGGCGCTGCTGGGCAAGCCCATGACGCTGGAAATCGAAACGCCAGGCGGCACGCCCCGTTTCCTGAGCGGCGAGGTCACGCGCTGCGTGCTGGTGGGGCGCGATACCGACGGCGGCGGCTACTACGTGTATCGCGCCACGCTGCGCCCGTGGCTGTGGTACCTGACCCAGACCTCGGACAGCAAGATCTTCCAGAACAAGAGCGTGCCGGACGTGATACGCGAGGTGCTCGCGGACTACAAGTATCCCGTCGAGTTCAAGCTGGCCGACAGCTATCGCACGTGGGAATACTGCGTGCAATACCAGGAGACGGACTTTGCCTTCGTCAGCCGCCTGATGGAACACGAGGGCATCTACTATTGGTTCCGCCACGACAACGGCAAGCACACGCTGGTACTGGCCGACGACGTGACGCAGCACGAAGCCGTTCCCGGCTACGAAAGCATTCCGTACTACGGACCGGACCGCAACGCCGTGCCGCGCGAGGACTACGTCTACGAATGGGAGCTGGCCGAGCAGATCACGCCCGGCGCCTTCGCCACCACCGACTACCATCCCCTGACGCCGGCCGCCAGCCTGGAGGCGCGACGCAACAACCCCGGCGCGCACGATAACGGCGACCTGGAAATGTACGAATGGCAGGGCGGCTATACCAACCCGGAGGACGCGGAGCACTACACGCGCGTGCGACTGGAGTCGCTGCAGTGCCAGCGCGAGGAAAGCCGCGGGTCCTGCAATGCGCGCGGACTGGCCCCGGGCCATCTGTTTACGCTGCGCAATCATCCGCGCCAGGCCGAGAACCGCGAATACCTGGTCGTCGGCGCGTACTACCGCATGCGCGAAGCCGCCTACACCACGGGTGCCGGCGAGCCCGCCACCCTGGACATCGACTTCGTTGTCCTGCCTTCCTCCGTCCAGTTCCGCGCGCCGCGCATCACGCCGGTTCCGCGCACCCACGGTCCGCAGACGGCGACGGTGGTGGGCAAGCAGGGCGAGGAGATCTGGACCGACAACCTGGGCCGGGTCAAGGTGCAGTTCCATTGGGACCGCTACGGCAAGAAGGACGAAAACAGTTCGTGCTGGGTGCGCGTGTCCAGCCCATGGGCGGGTGGCGGCTTCGGCGGCATCCAGCTGCCGCGCGTCAACGACGAAGTCGTGGTGGACTTCATCGGCGGGCAGCCGGACCGTCCCCTCATCATCGGCCGCGTGTACAACACCAACAACATGCCGCCCTGGAACCTGCCGGACAACGCCACGCAGAGCGGTTTCCTGAGCCGGTCCAAGAATGGCACGCCGGCCACGGCCAACGCCTTCATGTTCGAGGACCGCGCGGGCGCCGAGCGCATCTGGCTGCATGCCGAACGCAACCTGCACACCGAGGTCGAGTGCGACGAGTTCCACCACACGGACGGCGAGCGCAACACGGTCATCGGCGGCAACGACATCAAGCGGGTGCTGTGCAACCGCGATATCGA
Proteins encoded in this region:
- a CDS encoding type VI secretion system Vgr family protein; translation: MDRMVDSDRIIKAHTPLPEDQLRFRAMHGAETISQLFEFELDLVAESYTLDMKALLGKPMTLEIETPGGTPRFLSGEVTRCVLVGRDTDGGGYYVYRATLRPWLWYLTQTSDSKIFQNKSVPDVIREVLADYKYPVEFKLADSYRTWEYCVQYQETDFAFVSRLMEHEGIYYWFRHDNGKHTLVLADDVTQHEAVPGYESIPYYGPDRNAVPREDYVYEWELAEQITPGAFATTDYHPLTPAASLEARRNNPGAHDNGDLEMYEWQGGYTNPEDAEHYTRVRLESLQCQREESRGSCNARGLAPGHLFTLRNHPRQAENREYLVVGAYYRMREAAYTTGAGEPATLDIDFVVLPSSVQFRAPRITPVPRTHGPQTATVVGKQGEEIWTDNLGRVKVQFHWDRYGKKDENSSCWVRVSSPWAGGGFGGIQLPRVNDEVVVDFIGGQPDRPLIIGRVYNTNNMPPWNLPDNATQSGFLSRSKNGTPATANAFMFEDRAGAERIWLHAERNLHTEVECDEFHHTDGERNTVIGGNDIKRVLCNRDIDVTGTDKLTVGQSRTVEVTGHEDYTVKASRTVHVKSGLMEEKFDNGLKTTVAASGETREITGLFDETLKTGEKITVSGGDSLHDVQAGTLTAQATGQVVVKSSSAGLEATAPQKIRVESTGNAMDVKSQGAMLVQSVGSTVDVHGNADITLKTPTAIVLNAPEVKNMANGKWLTTTPYGLSLAGFKAEIGVSRIALYRTTVMLNLSFTNYSAISNIGALTSYRTSGSSYAFDSIKVQQVGLKQSMVGLWSIL
- the tssC gene encoding type VI secretion system contractile sheath large subunit, with amino-acid sequence MTATAQRAANRVDEALEADDLSALLKKEFKPKTEQAREAVEHAVRTLAHQALENSGVGLSSDAYRTIQAIIAEIDRKMSEQINLVMHHADFQQLEGAWRGLHYLVSNTETDELLKISVMCISKQELGRTLKRHKGVGWDQSPIFKRVYEEEYGQFGGEPIGCLVGDYYFDHSPPDVELLGEMGRIAAAAHCPFIAGASPNVMQMDTWQELANPRDLTKIFTNTEYAAWRSLRESEDSRYIGLAMPRFLARLPYGARTNPVDDFDFEEDTDGSNHDRYTWANSAYAMAANINRSFKLYGWCTSIRGVESGGAVENLPCHTFPTDDGGVDMKCPTEIAISDRREAELAKNGFMPLVHRKNTDFAAFIGAQSLQKPHDYYDADAAANAKLSARLPYLFACCRFAHYLKCIVRDKIGSFRERNDMERWLNDWIMNYVDGDPVNSSQETKARKPLAAAEVQVQEVEDNPGYYAAKFFLRPHYQLEGLTVSLRLVSKLPSLKQNEG
- the tssA gene encoding type VI secretion system protein TssA, whose translation is MEFAEILSTLDPRLPCGEDLEYDADFLRLQQSAAERSEQQFGSTIIPAQAPDWRDVEKQALALLERTRDIRVISHLTRAWTETRGLAGYADGLTLCADALERYWDAVHPRLDSVGENDPLPRMNALASLGDVQGCARSARSATLVEGVHGKLSLREAESILDGSRAQADAYPGGRAHLVEQMRQARQAGDPHLDGLLTAARTLRRIQDMVAGRLGGEWIPDYAAILRGLDIVAQELPDGVPATAAATDGQAHGTGAVPDAAPARAASGADGVRWQDAQIHTRDEAMAMLTKVCAYFEVHEPGHPAPYVIRRAQQLIPLSFHDIIRNLAPQGLEQFELLLPRDADGRPAP
- the tssB gene encoding type VI secretion system contractile sheath small subunit; translated protein: MATTLKGSGQKFIARNRAPRVQIEYDVEIYGAERKVQLPFVMGVLADLAGRSDTPQPDIGERKFLNIDIDNFDERMKSIRPRAAFHVPNTLTGEGDLNVDITFESIDDFSPATVARKVGALNELLNARTQLANLLTYMDGKTGAEELIGKVLEDPALLNALAASPKPAEAGTKAGPDAATDADGETRAGRDANQ